One genomic window of Kosmotoga olearia TBF 19.5.1 includes the following:
- a CDS encoding M1 family aminopeptidase: MKKTLSLFFCLFVFSQLFGVFYDIDAVFEPEALSISGTVTVDTDGIETRFLLLPNLSSEDNPFIHSLFEQGKNKMEILGVYNPAGEPLNYKLETYPATLVGAEELRRNSLLKVFTKEKRIIISFKTVFTESFQPEEAMLDGFFLWRFGWYPLLVEDVTGFALLPHSWDLKLSLPKGWTAVTGGEYIEEGRWKSNGDYFSCPIAFVNSEDYTSMTVDGNGFTVEVYYRKGQLGTASTIALNAIRVLQHHIPLLGDLKYSTIRILQDPYPGLYGITADGLVVLGDGFFTTANLWADGLLDPVAFYVVAHELTHLWFGIGAGVDFLKSNFLSEGMTDYVAHRTMFDLCERDDYLNWDAPDFMLILLSELGVPDTFSEADQLSFLDMKRAGVKAKIAAAVDEIPLNYQSYVYYQKAKRAFFMLEDYLGKEKLLEILKDYYEKFSGKTVYSEQFLSYFSNYVDREILEDLFLNPENFDPKVYPVSDGIRVDLQDRKVPVEILVETNNGSESFITTESTTIKVGNLKAVHVDPHMHTFDIERHNNHWPPILKMPGEKEPSNLDAYEFKTDSSIMFQSDGLEVSSNFIFTMFPYVKVGLTADSIYLYDGSIDNRYGAFLQFSPNNYVALALSYDELNGFGGELRLALPEKLNIGASAPLLSPRHNLVVQGGYVDSDSHYIDVLYDFNNVIKNGFEVSSEYFAAVLSGDFIDILGIYGGYVPEVDWTFTPILSVIYLKELNENDFIDPFYDLVTMEATSNEEDPLFSLVGGTDEFLELSLGVSVDLFSTRRMNFLNLFSIGGVGISLEADYRRFEEYRTIGLHASFVPLLYIVADTPVRIPITFSILYEPSEDISTLAFKIGISPGNSIFYGQVIGWLASPLMIQYDKMMKY; encoded by the coding sequence ATGAAAAAAACGCTTTCTCTATTTTTTTGTCTGTTTGTGTTTTCGCAGTTGTTCGGTGTTTTCTATGATATCGATGCTGTTTTTGAGCCCGAGGCACTTAGTATTTCGGGGACAGTAACGGTAGATACTGATGGAATAGAAACAAGGTTTTTGCTGCTTCCAAATCTTTCTTCAGAAGACAATCCTTTTATACACAGTTTGTTCGAGCAGGGAAAAAATAAGATGGAGATCCTTGGAGTTTATAACCCGGCTGGAGAACCTCTGAATTACAAACTGGAAACCTATCCGGCCACTCTTGTGGGAGCGGAGGAATTGAGGCGGAATTCGTTGCTAAAGGTTTTTACAAAGGAAAAAAGGATAATTATTTCGTTTAAAACGGTCTTTACTGAGAGTTTTCAGCCGGAAGAAGCAATGCTTGATGGTTTCTTTTTATGGCGGTTTGGCTGGTATCCGCTGCTTGTTGAAGATGTGACAGGATTTGCATTGCTGCCCCACTCATGGGATTTGAAGCTATCCCTCCCAAAAGGGTGGACGGCTGTTACCGGTGGAGAATACATAGAAGAGGGTCGTTGGAAGTCAAATGGGGATTATTTCTCCTGTCCTATTGCATTCGTTAATTCGGAAGATTACACTTCCATGACTGTTGATGGAAATGGTTTTACTGTGGAGGTTTATTATCGGAAAGGGCAGTTGGGAACGGCATCAACAATCGCGTTGAATGCCATAAGGGTTTTGCAACATCACATACCTCTTCTCGGGGATTTGAAGTACTCGACGATTCGTATTCTTCAGGATCCATACCCTGGGCTCTATGGAATCACCGCCGATGGGCTCGTTGTACTGGGGGATGGTTTTTTCACTACAGCTAATTTATGGGCCGATGGTTTGCTGGATCCAGTAGCTTTTTATGTTGTTGCACACGAGTTGACCCATCTCTGGTTTGGAATAGGTGCTGGCGTGGATTTTTTGAAGAGCAACTTTTTGAGCGAAGGTATGACGGATTACGTTGCCCATAGAACAATGTTTGATTTGTGTGAGAGGGACGATTATTTGAATTGGGATGCTCCAGATTTTATGTTGATTTTACTTTCTGAACTTGGAGTTCCCGATACTTTTTCGGAAGCTGACCAACTTTCGTTCCTGGATATGAAAAGAGCAGGGGTTAAGGCAAAAATAGCTGCAGCGGTTGACGAGATTCCGCTGAATTACCAGAGCTATGTTTATTATCAGAAGGCTAAAAGAGCCTTTTTTATGCTTGAGGATTATCTGGGAAAAGAAAAGCTTCTTGAGATTCTCAAAGATTATTACGAAAAATTCTCTGGAAAAACGGTTTATTCGGAACAATTTCTTAGTTATTTTTCTAACTATGTAGATCGGGAAATTCTTGAGGATCTCTTCTTAAATCCAGAAAATTTCGATCCGAAGGTTTATCCTGTCAGCGACGGGATACGGGTAGATCTTCAGGATAGGAAAGTTCCTGTAGAAATCCTTGTGGAAACTAATAATGGAAGCGAAAGTTTTATCACCACAGAATCAACTACTATAAAAGTTGGAAATCTGAAAGCCGTACACGTCGATCCCCATATGCACACTTTCGATATTGAAAGACACAACAATCACTGGCCACCTATTTTGAAGATGCCTGGTGAAAAAGAACCGAGTAACCTCGATGCTTATGAATTCAAAACAGATTCGAGTATAATGTTTCAATCAGATGGGCTCGAGGTGAGTTCAAACTTCATTTTTACCATGTTCCCTTATGTGAAAGTCGGACTGACTGCTGATTCAATTTACCTGTACGACGGTTCTATAGATAATCGTTACGGTGCTTTTCTGCAGTTCTCACCGAATAATTATGTTGCATTAGCTCTCTCCTATGACGAGTTAAATGGCTTTGGTGGCGAGTTGAGATTGGCTCTTCCTGAAAAACTCAATATAGGTGCTTCTGCACCCCTTTTGTCCCCGCGGCATAATCTGGTCGTTCAAGGGGGCTATGTTGATTCTGACAGTCATTATATAGATGTGTTGTATGATTTCAACAATGTTATAAAAAATGGCTTTGAAGTATCGTCTGAGTATTTTGCAGCTGTTCTATCAGGCGACTTCATCGATATACTGGGGATTTATGGTGGGTACGTTCCTGAGGTTGATTGGACTTTCACCCCGATCTTGTCTGTGATTTATCTTAAGGAACTTAACGAGAATGATTTCATAGATCCTTTTTATGATTTAGTTACGATGGAAGCAACATCAAACGAGGAGGATCCGTTATTTTCCCTGGTAGGTGGTACGGATGAGTTTTTAGAACTTTCGTTGGGGGTGTCGGTGGATCTTTTCAGTACGAGGAGAATGAATTTTTTAAACTTGTTCTCCATTGGTGGTGTGGGGATTTCGCTGGAAGCAGATTACAGGCGCTTTGAAGAGTATAGAACTATTGGTTTGCATGCGAGTTTTGTCCCGCTTTTGTACATTGTAGCTGATACACCTGTGAGGATACCGATAACTTTTTCGATACTTTATGAACCAAGTGAGGACATTTCTACTTTAGCTTTTAAAATAGGGATTTCTCCTGGAAACTCAATTTTCTATGGTCAGGTGATTGGCTGGTTGGCTTCTCCATTAATGATACAATATGACAAAATGATGAAATATTGA
- a CDS encoding HU family DNA-binding protein, with the protein MNKKELVAAIAERTHMTKKDAGKILDAIIDIIEEKLAGGEVVRLVGFGTFSVVKRKPRKGVNPRTKEPIKIPGGKVPKFIPGKELKDKVK; encoded by the coding sequence ATGAACAAAAAGGAACTTGTTGCTGCCATTGCAGAGAGAACCCATATGACCAAGAAAGACGCCGGCAAAATCCTCGACGCAATCATAGACATAATTGAGGAAAAACTCGCAGGTGGAGAAGTTGTGAGACTCGTCGGGTTTGGTACGTTCTCTGTTGTCAAAAGAAAACCAAGGAAGGGAGTAAATCCAAGAACCAAGGAACCGATTAAAATTCCCGGAGGCAAAGTTCCAAAGTTCATTCCTGGAAAAGAACTGAAAGATAAGGTTAAATGA
- a CDS encoding IS110 family transposase — protein MDVVGIDWSWNFHTCYSIEQDKVFKIKDGIAGYEKLLKTVSKDAVFVIEESFNRLGDFLLSRGKEVYLLPPKRSKEARGYHSNGVKTDSTDARCIALTYKEHPEYCIKATHDELGMLFRELLRHYRYYTDMVARLKNKLQNELHNYFPEYARVMGSSWTDCDGKIFLLTICPDITMLRKISDKEINRHFQANHLRYTSSLKRKVKELREKAVDWGMSKYTRDMIANVATQLLEAKREKKKITKEMEKELRKSKYNIILTLPGVGVATGVALVTAFLTHEFKNYRDFQKYCGTMPIVSQSGNFSVCRMRKNCDKKLRGILHMMAINAKKCGAWMKGYYDKKINKEGKKPSLALRALANILVKIAFAMLRNLKAYDEELFLSSRGNRSPRLNYTTRNSIPGTKKMKKEKLSLPVSVAQTNCHLGAVSGSLSP, from the coding sequence ATGGATGTTGTGGGAATTGACTGGTCGTGGAATTTTCACACCTGCTATTCTATCGAACAGGATAAGGTTTTTAAGATCAAAGATGGTATAGCGGGGTATGAGAAGCTTCTGAAAACGGTATCAAAAGACGCTGTTTTCGTTATTGAGGAGAGTTTCAATCGTCTGGGAGATTTCTTGTTGTCCAGAGGGAAAGAGGTTTATCTCCTGCCACCGAAAAGGTCAAAGGAAGCCAGAGGCTATCATTCGAACGGCGTGAAGACAGATTCAACAGATGCCAGGTGTATCGCCCTTACCTACAAAGAACACCCGGAATATTGTATTAAGGCGACACATGACGAACTGGGTATGCTTTTCAGGGAATTGTTGAGGCATTACAGGTACTATACCGACATGGTTGCAAGACTTAAGAACAAACTTCAAAACGAACTTCATAATTATTTTCCTGAATATGCTAGGGTGATGGGTAGTTCTTGGACAGATTGTGACGGGAAGATATTCCTGCTCACCATATGCCCGGATATAACCATGCTCAGGAAGATATCTGACAAGGAGATAAATAGACATTTCCAAGCGAATCATCTACGCTACACATCCTCATTGAAAAGAAAGGTCAAAGAACTCAGGGAAAAAGCCGTTGATTGGGGCATGTCAAAATACACCAGGGACATGATCGCGAATGTTGCCACACAACTTCTGGAAGCAAAAAGAGAGAAAAAGAAAATAACAAAAGAGATGGAGAAAGAACTACGTAAATCGAAATACAACATAATACTGACGCTCCCGGGTGTTGGAGTAGCTACAGGAGTAGCATTAGTAACAGCATTTCTTACACACGAATTCAAAAATTACAGGGATTTCCAGAAGTATTGTGGAACTATGCCAATAGTATCCCAGAGTGGTAATTTTAGCGTGTGCAGGATGAGGAAAAACTGTGACAAGAAACTCAGAGGCATTCTCCATATGATGGCGATAAACGCGAAGAAATGCGGAGCATGGATGAAAGGCTACTATGACAAGAAGATAAATAAAGAGGGCAAGAAACCATCTCTTGCCCTCAGAGCATTGGCAAACATCCTCGTCAAGATAGCCTTCGCCATGCTAAGAAACCTAAAAGCCTACGATGAGGAACTCTTCCTTTCCTCGCGTGGGAATAGGAGTCCTCGGTTAAATTATACAACAAGAAATAGCATACCGGGGACTAAAAAAATGAAGAAAGAAAAGTTATCCCTGCCTGTCTCTGTTGCTCAAACCAACTGCCATTTGGGAGCAGTTTCAGGTAGTCTGTCTCCTTGA
- a CDS encoding DUF881 domain-containing protein, with translation MTEIYNKINTPGINNRFEKTSGRGVRIRIESGIRGSEILHDKDILSVLNELYALNLTEIAINGMRITPFSYIRCVGPSLIINGKPTRISPLVIEVIGDYEYISSGLSLLQDYFEKRGIIFEILSLEEVEIPGV, from the coding sequence ATGACAGAAATTTATAATAAAATAAATACTCCTGGTATAAACAATCGTTTCGAGAAAACTAGTGGTAGGGGTGTACGAATAAGAATCGAATCAGGAATAAGAGGAAGCGAAATACTCCACGATAAAGATATACTTTCTGTTCTCAATGAACTTTACGCTCTAAACCTGACCGAGATTGCTATCAACGGGATGAGGATTACTCCTTTTAGCTATATTCGATGTGTGGGGCCCTCGTTGATTATCAACGGTAAACCGACCAGAATATCACCACTCGTGATTGAAGTAATCGGTGATTATGAGTATATCTCTTCAGGGCTTTCCTTACTCCAGGATTATTTCGAAAAGAGAGGAATTATCTTTGAAATCCTCTCCCTCGAAGAAGTTGAAATTCCGGGGGTGTGA
- the wecB gene encoding non-hydrolyzing UDP-N-acetylglucosamine 2-epimerase: protein MKKIALVFGTRPEAIKMAPVYLALNGSPLQPVVIATAQHREMLDQVLELFGITPDYDLNIMKERQSLSDLTSRLTKALEDIYKNEKFAATLVQGDTTTTFVGALVSFYHKVPVGHVEAGLRTNDIYNPFPEEVNRRLVSVIATYHYPPTEQARKNLLAAGISEKNMLVTGNTVIDALLWTTKNKSLEARRIRESLGLEDESYILMTMHRRENWGEPMREVMKAIKKILSEKKDLKLVFPVHLNPVVREVVYEELGEYPRVLLTEPLDYLPFVSLMEKAKLILTDSGGIQEEAPALGKPTLVLRSETERPEALEAGTAKLVGTSAEKIVEETLKLLNSTEEYEKMAKSVNPFGDGKASERIVTHLIEAFGA, encoded by the coding sequence TTGAAAAAAATAGCGCTGGTTTTTGGTACGCGGCCTGAGGCGATAAAAATGGCACCGGTTTATCTTGCTTTGAATGGTTCTCCATTGCAACCTGTAGTTATCGCCACGGCCCAGCACAGAGAAATGCTCGATCAGGTGCTCGAATTGTTTGGTATAACACCGGATTACGATCTGAATATCATGAAAGAAAGGCAGAGCCTTTCAGATTTGACATCGAGACTTACTAAAGCTCTGGAAGATATATATAAGAATGAGAAATTTGCTGCCACGCTCGTTCAGGGAGACACAACCACTACCTTTGTGGGTGCTCTGGTATCCTTTTATCACAAAGTCCCTGTGGGGCATGTGGAAGCCGGATTAAGAACCAATGATATTTACAATCCTTTCCCTGAAGAGGTAAACAGAAGACTTGTTAGCGTTATAGCCACCTATCATTATCCTCCCACCGAACAAGCGAGGAAGAATCTTCTAGCAGCCGGGATTTCGGAGAAAAACATGCTGGTCACTGGTAACACAGTGATAGATGCCCTTTTATGGACTACAAAAAATAAGAGCCTTGAAGCCAGGAGAATTCGTGAATCTCTTGGTTTGGAAGATGAGAGTTATATACTCATGACCATGCACAGGCGTGAAAATTGGGGAGAACCTATGAGGGAGGTTATGAAAGCCATCAAAAAGATTCTTTCTGAGAAGAAGGACCTGAAGCTCGTTTTTCCAGTCCATTTGAACCCGGTTGTTAGAGAAGTAGTTTATGAAGAATTGGGAGAGTATCCCCGGGTTTTACTTACAGAACCACTTGATTATTTGCCTTTTGTTTCCTTGATGGAAAAAGCTAAGCTTATTCTTACCGATTCTGGAGGGATACAGGAAGAGGCTCCTGCTCTTGGAAAACCCACATTGGTTTTGAGAAGCGAAACGGAAAGACCGGAAGCTTTAGAAGCCGGAACAGCAAAACTTGTGGGTACATCAGCGGAGAAAATAGTCGAAGAAACGCTCAAGCTTCTGAATTCGACTGAAGAATACGAGAAAATGGCGAAATCTGTGAATCCTTTTGGCGATGGGAAGGCTTCCGAGAGAATAGTTACACACCTTATCGAGGCTTTCGGAGCGTGA
- a CDS encoding DMT family transporter yields the protein MEIVSKPLMGQIDPFFMTAFRFFIGGLFLMPLIEKKLPPREIILLTMIGSLNTIVSMTFLQLSVKFGNASTAATLIATNPLFVTIFAPFFGSEKPSKRKFIGTFLGFVGILIFISGMLEGDTITGFLFGIGSAISFALYTLLLKPHVLKHGALTATAYSSFFSGVVYSATLMLFGQFKITSLNLSSWLILLYLGIGVTGIAYFTFFAAAKRIGASTASRVFYLKPVVATLLAFIFLSEEIGAFKLIGIVVIILSLMI from the coding sequence ATGGAAATCGTCTCAAAACCGCTTATGGGACAAATCGATCCGTTCTTTATGACAGCTTTTCGTTTCTTCATTGGAGGATTATTTTTAATGCCCCTCATTGAAAAAAAACTCCCGCCAAGAGAAATCATTTTACTCACAATGATAGGTTCATTGAACACAATTGTATCTATGACCTTTCTTCAGTTATCTGTTAAATTTGGAAACGCCTCTACCGCGGCTACATTAATAGCCACTAACCCTTTGTTTGTAACCATTTTTGCTCCCTTTTTTGGCTCTGAAAAACCTTCAAAAAGGAAATTCATCGGGACATTTCTTGGATTTGTAGGAATACTGATTTTTATCAGCGGCATGCTTGAAGGAGACACAATTACTGGTTTTCTCTTCGGAATAGGTTCCGCCATATCTTTCGCACTTTACACCCTATTGCTTAAACCTCATGTGTTAAAACACGGGGCGCTGACAGCAACCGCCTATTCTTCCTTTTTTTCCGGTGTTGTGTATTCAGCGACCCTTATGTTATTCGGCCAGTTCAAAATTACATCCCTAAATCTTTCGAGCTGGCTGATTCTTCTGTATCTTGGAATCGGTGTTACCGGCATCGCATACTTTACATTTTTTGCCGCCGCCAAGCGTATTGGAGCCTCAACAGCAAGCAGAGTGTTTTACCTCAAACCGGTGGTTGCAACTCTTCTCGCTTTCATATTCCTGTCTGAAGAAATCGGCGCTTTCAAACTCATCGGTATAGTGGTGATAATTCTTTCATTGATGATTTAA
- a CDS encoding peptidoglycan DD-metalloendopeptidase family protein: MKKIRRMLIFPFALLIISFLLSGCSFWWVTRSDFVDEMTYIEKKLDNIENEQKRLANIEKELQNLNEQLQYMSGLGSIGSTTELQEIQKELAELRFLIENTGSDSTQTTMVIKDIYKKFDSIINRSIQALFYEREIKEIKDRLSNLEETQNTVYKDIMERIQQLSQQESNTATSVVSLELFMAEMADIRSRIGQQQYIDSEPSKEIVYIVKPGDTLWDIARTYNLSVEELKAANPEIKENNIIHVGDEIKIPLSLENLLEGEKLLSHFGLEGDFTILVDAIESPFGSYKKGYANPGIDLTIPENTVVTAILPGRVLMAGKINELYGETVIIEHGNGLKSVYARLKKRNVSKGDHVKIGQEIGIVSEGPGNFHFEFWREDIPINPIELIFKNLGEFDATMYSEWDDGRNPTSPAFKMTATGSFAKAYRTVAADPNILPLGSIIYIPFFANAPNKGFFIVEDTGSSVIGRRLDIYTPDLKLAGTFKEKLLVYLVKKP, from the coding sequence ATGAAGAAAATACGAAGAATGCTTATTTTTCCCTTTGCTCTATTGATAATCAGTTTCCTTCTTTCAGGTTGTTCCTTCTGGTGGGTCACCAGAAGTGATTTTGTAGATGAAATGACCTACATTGAAAAGAAACTGGACAATATCGAAAACGAGCAAAAACGCCTCGCAAACATTGAAAAAGAACTTCAGAACTTGAACGAACAGCTTCAGTACATGTCAGGTCTGGGAAGCATAGGCAGTACAACCGAGTTGCAAGAAATTCAAAAAGAACTCGCAGAACTACGTTTTCTGATAGAAAACACCGGAAGTGATTCTACGCAAACAACCATGGTTATTAAAGATATCTACAAAAAATTCGATTCGATTATAAATCGTTCCATTCAAGCTTTGTTTTATGAGAGAGAGATTAAGGAGATCAAAGATAGACTTTCCAACCTCGAAGAGACACAAAATACTGTTTACAAAGATATCATGGAAAGAATTCAGCAGCTTTCACAGCAAGAAAGTAATACAGCCACCTCTGTTGTCAGCTTAGAACTTTTCATGGCCGAAATGGCAGACATAAGAAGCAGAATCGGCCAGCAGCAATATATAGATAGTGAACCTTCAAAGGAGATTGTTTATATAGTAAAGCCCGGGGACACGCTCTGGGATATTGCGAGGACATATAATTTATCTGTTGAGGAACTCAAAGCCGCAAATCCGGAAATAAAAGAGAATAATATCATTCATGTAGGAGATGAAATAAAGATTCCGCTTTCTCTGGAAAATCTTCTTGAAGGTGAAAAACTCCTCTCACACTTTGGCCTCGAGGGAGATTTCACCATTCTTGTGGACGCAATTGAATCACCTTTCGGCAGTTATAAAAAGGGATACGCCAATCCAGGAATAGATCTGACCATTCCGGAAAACACCGTGGTTACTGCTATTCTGCCGGGGCGAGTCCTTATGGCTGGAAAAATTAACGAACTCTACGGTGAAACGGTGATTATAGAACATGGCAACGGATTAAAGTCGGTTTACGCACGCCTGAAAAAAAGAAATGTTTCAAAGGGAGATCATGTGAAGATAGGCCAGGAGATAGGAATTGTCTCCGAAGGCCCCGGAAACTTCCACTTTGAATTCTGGAGAGAAGACATCCCGATAAATCCCATTGAGTTAATATTCAAAAACCTTGGTGAATTCGATGCCACAATGTATTCCGAATGGGATGACGGCAGAAATCCAACGTCGCCGGCTTTCAAAATGACAGCTACCGGAAGCTTTGCAAAAGCTTATCGTACAGTTGCCGCTGATCCAAACATTCTTCCGCTCGGTTCCATAATATACATACCGTTCTTCGCCAACGCACCAAACAAAGGCTTTTTCATTGTTGAGGACACCGGAAGCTCGGTGATCGGAAGAAGGTTGGACATTTACACACCCGACCTAAAATTGGCAGGTACTTTCAAAGAAAAACTACTGGTATACCTGGTGAAAAAACCATGA
- a CDS encoding alkaline phosphatase: MRRFLLVFVLLLIVSLLVASGVKNVIYMIGDGMGINHVLLTSYLEGRELYMLQAPYTGFVLTFSANSNVPDSASAGTALASGYKTNNGMIGMLPDGTVITNIAEIAAQYGIKTGIVATCRITHATPAAFYGHVSSRRDENTLAEQLVDSSLTVAFGGGWRHFVPTGGKRKDGKDLIAIAKANGFDYITTKTELLNYDGDRVLGLFSYSHLKAASERTGEEPMLPEMVEKALEILSKDDSPFFLMVEGSQIDWEAHGNDVYGLWKEIVEFDNAVKVALDFAKEHPNTLIVITADHETGGLGLSTGGYTMNLEKIRKDYTKTADWIVSNFGDSDEELKEAVKTYFNVELTDEDLAYYHEEKAKSFNGAGNAIGRILSNKAQIGWTTHDHTGGAVPIFAFGPGAELFSGVHDNTEIPNLIAYLLGIGKVSDVEYGIEDVPLVGGH; encoded by the coding sequence ATGCGAAGGTTTTTGCTTGTCTTTGTTCTTTTGCTTATAGTTTCATTGCTCGTTGCTTCTGGTGTTAAGAACGTTATCTACATGATTGGTGACGGTATGGGAATTAACCATGTCCTTTTGACAAGTTATCTTGAGGGTAGGGAACTTTACATGCTTCAGGCTCCCTACACAGGGTTTGTCCTGACTTTTTCAGCAAACAGCAATGTTCCAGATTCAGCGTCTGCTGGAACAGCGCTAGCATCTGGCTACAAAACCAACAACGGAATGATCGGCATGCTTCCAGACGGAACAGTAATCACCAACATCGCTGAGATCGCGGCTCAGTATGGTATCAAGACAGGAATTGTTGCCACCTGCCGTATAACTCACGCAACTCCAGCTGCTTTCTACGGTCACGTAAGTTCAAGAAGAGATGAAAATACGCTAGCTGAGCAGCTCGTAGACAGTTCTTTGACCGTTGCTTTTGGTGGCGGTTGGAGACATTTTGTCCCAACGGGTGGCAAAAGGAAAGACGGGAAAGATCTTATAGCAATAGCTAAAGCCAATGGTTTCGACTACATCACGACAAAAACAGAGTTGTTGAATTACGATGGTGACAGAGTCCTCGGACTCTTCAGCTACAGTCATCTCAAAGCCGCTTCCGAAAGAACTGGAGAAGAACCAATGCTTCCGGAAATGGTTGAGAAAGCTCTCGAGATACTTTCAAAAGACGATTCTCCATTCTTCCTGATGGTCGAAGGTTCTCAGATTGACTGGGAAGCCCACGGAAACGATGTTTACGGTCTATGGAAAGAAATCGTCGAATTCGACAATGCTGTGAAAGTCGCTCTTGATTTTGCAAAGGAACACCCGAATACACTCATCGTTATTACTGCAGACCATGAAACAGGCGGTCTCGGACTCTCCACAGGCGGATACACAATGAATCTCGAAAAGATAAGGAAGGATTACACAAAAACCGCTGATTGGATAGTTTCTAATTTCGGTGATTCCGATGAGGAACTCAAGGAAGCTGTCAAGACATACTTCAATGTTGAGCTCACCGATGAAGACCTTGCATATTACCATGAAGAAAAAGCCAAATCTTTCAACGGTGCAGGAAATGCTATCGGGAGAATCCTCAGCAACAAAGCCCAGATAGGCTGGACAACACATGACCACACAGGAGGAGCTGTCCCGATATTTGCCTTCGGTCCAGGTGCTGAACTCTTTAGTGGCGTTCATGACAACACCGAGATTCCAAATTTGATTGCTTATCTCCTTGGAATCGGTAAGGTCAGTGATGTTGAGTATGGTATTGAAGATGTCCCGTTGGTTGGTGGACATTGA